One genomic window of Roseateles sp. DAIF2 includes the following:
- a CDS encoding LuxR C-terminal-related transcriptional regulator: MMDIATASPSPEFRRERRAAASLSSHWLGLVLEELDYGVLLLNQRGAVLHSNRAARQTMDAQYPLQLLGGQLRARSAKDIKPLYEALAQAEGEGRRCLLRLGEGSEQANVVVVPLNRDVEQAAVLLVLERRQLCGALAAQWFALRYGLTPAETEVLKALSDGHEPSSVAQSQGVAISTVRTQIQSIRAKSGAPSIRELLRQLAVLPPLMSALYN, from the coding sequence ATGATGGACATCGCCACCGCCTCGCCGAGCCCCGAATTCCGCCGCGAACGCCGCGCCGCGGCCTCACTGAGCAGCCATTGGCTGGGGCTGGTGCTGGAGGAACTGGACTACGGCGTGCTGCTGCTGAACCAGCGCGGCGCGGTGCTGCACAGCAACCGCGCCGCCCGCCAGACCATGGACGCGCAGTACCCGCTGCAGCTGCTGGGCGGCCAGCTGCGCGCCCGCAGCGCCAAGGACATCAAGCCGCTGTACGAGGCCCTGGCCCAGGCCGAGGGCGAGGGCCGGCGCTGCCTGCTGCGCCTGGGCGAGGGCAGCGAGCAGGCCAATGTGGTGGTGGTGCCGCTGAATCGCGATGTCGAGCAGGCCGCGGTGCTGCTGGTGCTGGAGCGGCGCCAGCTCTGCGGCGCGCTGGCCGCGCAATGGTTCGCGCTGCGCTACGGCCTGACCCCGGCCGAGACCGAGGTGCTGAAGGCGCTCAGCGATGGCCATGAGCCCAGCAGCGTCGCGCAGAGCCAGGGGGTGGCGATCTCGACGGTGCGCACCCAGATCCAGAGCATCCGCGCCAAGTCCGGCGCCCCCAGCATCCGCGAGCTGCTGCGCCAGCTGGCGGTGCTGCCGCCGCTGATGTCCGCCCTGTACAACTGA
- a CDS encoding Crp/Fnr family transcriptional regulator, translating into MDTSAVLAPILEPALAGLPAPLAELAARGLARSYRKGTLLIEEGTQGDCIYLVLSGRLRAFGCDARGREVTYGSYGAGDYVGEMSLDGGPRSASVITEEPSRCVMLTRESILAHIAQHPEFALDLLTRVIRRARAATLSTKQLALNDVYGRLKALLESAPDERLTHQAMAQRLGCSREMVSKLIKDLELGEYLARAGTGRYQLLRPLPGRW; encoded by the coding sequence ATGGACACGTCCGCCGTTCTTGCGCCGATCCTCGAGCCCGCCCTGGCGGGCCTGCCCGCCCCGCTGGCCGAACTGGCCGCGCGCGGCCTGGCGCGCAGCTATCGCAAGGGCACCCTGCTGATCGAGGAGGGCACGCAGGGCGACTGCATCTACCTGGTGCTGTCGGGCCGGCTGCGCGCCTTCGGCTGCGACGCCCGCGGCCGCGAGGTCACCTATGGCAGCTACGGCGCCGGCGACTACGTCGGCGAGATGAGCCTGGACGGCGGCCCGCGCTCGGCCAGCGTGATCACCGAGGAGCCGAGCCGCTGCGTGATGCTGACGCGCGAATCGATCCTGGCCCATATCGCCCAGCACCCCGAATTCGCGCTGGACCTGCTGACCCGCGTAATCCGGCGCGCCCGCGCGGCCACCTTGTCGACCAAGCAGCTGGCGCTCAACGATGTCTACGGCCGGCTGAAGGCCCTGCTGGAAAGCGCGCCGGACGAGCGCCTGACGCACCAGGCGATGGCGCAGCGCCTGGGCTGCTCGCGCGAGATGGTCTCCAAGCTGATCAAGGACCTGGAGCTGGGCGAATACCTGGCACGCGCCGGCACC